TACTTCCAAAAACGATTGGATAAATATCTTCTCACAAGTCAAATCACCTTTTATAATTGGAGGAGATATGAATGCTCATAACTCACTGTGGGGCTCATTATAAAATGATGCAGTTGGTCACCAAATTGTTAGTAGTGTTGAGGATCTAGATCTTGTAATTTTGAATAATGGAAAACCTACCTATCTTCCTAGAAATGGTATGCAAGAATCGATGATTGACATTTCCCTCTGCACAGCTAATATAGCTAGTAAAATTACCTGGTCAGTTTTATCTGACACCTTAGGCTCCAATAATTTTGCTACAACTATGAATTTTTCAATAACCAACATATCGCAGgaaacaatttatccaaaaagcaAATGGAATATCAAAAAGGGAAATTGGTCCCTGTATACATCCTTAATTGAAAACATGTTTTCCAATAAAAGTAGCTCCCTTAATACTTATGAAAATTATAACTTTCTAATAGATTGCAttaatgatgctgctattaaatctattccccaatacaaaatttttaaattcaaaaatcgTTCCCTTCCGCCATGGTGGGACCCAGAATGTGATCTGATAATTAATAACAGAAAAGAAGCATTAGCAGTTTATAAACATTCACCAAGCCTTGATAATTATCTAAAATGTCAGAAAATTACTGCTCATACCAAAAAGCAGCTGAAATAAAACAAAACGCCAAACAAAAAGCCAAAGCTAGTTGGATCAAATAGTGTTCTAATTTAAGCAAAAATACTTCTTCTAAGGAAATATGGTCACAAGCTAACAAAATGAACCGAAAATCACATAATAGTACAAAACCCTTCAATGATACTTTATTAGACGATATTTTTAATAGAGTATCTCCTCGATGGGTTCAACATTCGCCTACACAGCCTATACAAAGTCATCATTCAAATAATCACTTTCTGTTAAAACCTTTTACTAAAACTGAATTAGACTTCGCCCTTAAAAACCACAATAATACTTCTCCTGGAATCGATCATATAAAATACCCCATGTTAATCAACCTACCAGAGGTTGCAAAAAACCATCTGTTACATATCTTCAATGATATCATCCAAAATAACATAGTTATCGATTCCTTCAAAAATATCTTAGTCGTTCCTATCCTTAAACCCGGAAAGAATCCAAATATTGTGAGTTCATATACACCAACATCCTTACTCTCTTGCGTATTCAAAACCCTagaaaggcttataaaatttagattagattGGTGGATACAAAAAGAGAATTTACTACCAGTAAACCAGTTTGGCTACAAAAGAGGTTTGGGAACTCTAGACTCTTTAACAACACTTGTTGTAGATGTACAGAATAACTTAACTAGGAATAACTATTTAATAGCCCTATTCTTGGATATTGAAGGAGCATATGAATCAGTTTGTTTGTCAATCTTGAAATTCAAAATGGTAAGTTTCTTTCATTTGCCAATTGCTTTCGTTAACACAATTATCGGTTTCTATACAGACAGGGTAATCTACGTCAGAGACCATAATAACAAACTAATAGGACCTCGATACAACTATCACGGCATATCAAAAGGCTCGGTATTAtcgccaattttatttaatatgtacaccTCTGACATACATAATATGCAAATAAACAACATCccatttaaaataatacaatatgcagatgacttttGTGTCTATACagaaagtaagaaatatgaaaacgGTATGCAAAACCTAAGCAGAGTATCGAGTTTTCTTTTCCCATGGTACTTAGAGAACGGCTTAAATTTATCAATTGCCAAATCAGCAGTATCTGTCTTTACAAGACACAACCTTTCTCTAAATCAAAATATACTTCTTGATAATTaatcttttacatttaaaaaccaTGTCAAATACCTGTGCCTTATACTGGATAAAAAATTGACTTGGAAACAACACATACAATATACTTATGCTGGATAGATGCAACAAAGGTAGTAATTTTCTTAGAATGATAACTAAAGtgtggtggggttgcgatgttGAAATATCCTTATTGTTTTCCAGCGATTATATACGATCCATTATAGATTATGGTGCTACTCTTTAAGGTTCCGCGTCTAGAAATCTTCtaagaaaaattgacattttttaaaattatgcctTAAGGGTCTGTTTAGGTGCTATGAGATCTAGAATTCGTTGCTTTCTTCCATAAAACAGAAGTTATAATACCCACATATAGTGACAACAACAAATTGGGCAACAATATTCTGAGATCTGTTTATAGTGATGCCATagttatatacacggacgcatctaaatCAATAGAAGGGACTGGCTGTGCCTATTTTCTACCCTCAGGAGGTTCTGAATTTAAGCTGTCAGTTTTAAACGGTAATTgctaaaattttcaaataaaaaacgaagaataTGGATAAGTGAATGTTTCTAATTATGTAAGaagtaaaaccaaaaaaatagaatatctgacttcacttttatttcaaaatgttggtcacttttttaaaaattaatgaaaatattaacttgagaaatgaaattttatttataataatatgtaaattatcttactagtataaaaaaatattattaaacatacaaaaaaaataaacattttatgtcTAACACctgataaaaagaaaatacttgAATATAACAGGTAAATAGTAGTTAATCTACAAAGACTTATAAAATGGCAAATACCacctacaattttttttaaataatgacatcagccctttcttctttttttctaatATCCCTGCTTTATTTTTGTAAACCTTTTTCAATTTTGGTTGATATTTTTTTGCTTTGATTCAATATCAACACATTATCATAATGTTCTTGCTGGTAAAAggttttataaaacaatattccAGGAAATCTTTTGTGATTTCTAAATGTTTTATATCAGAAATTTTTACGTGTTCGCCATTAGTATTATTGGGAAAAGAGTTTAAAATCATAATATCATCTGCTAATTGCTTCAGATCAAAAATGTCTCGATGACAAATTTCACCAACGTTGTACGGTTCTCCAGATTTTTTAGCAGTGCGTACAAGCGTCACATACTGATCAGGGATTTAAATGATGACGggcgggtaaagaaccatggactcaactgtataaACACCAAACATCGACCTGCTTATTCAAGTATATTTGGATTCCAAGAAAACACTAACTACTACTTTAATAACTATTTTGAATTGTTGTATTATTTATTGGGCCCAAATTAcatttattgtttaaattatatttataaagaaGTAGACCTAGATAATAGATCAGTATTGTTTTGATTgtctaattaataaattattgaattgTAGCTCTGTCTGACTTGGCGCCACTACCGGCGTTCCGTTATGGGACGCCGCCAGTACAGCATTAAATAGTCTTGTATTTTAGTAACAAACGATATAATGGCAAAATTGTGTACAAAATCAGAAAATTATATATCACATACCTTATATTGAAACATCATATTCGCAGTATGGCAGTCAGTATGGATTAGTGCCTGATATTGGGAAATAGTATCACTCACTTCCATAAATCGGGTATAAATACTTTTATCGTTTATATACTTTTCATACACGATCGATAAATCAGATCTACCAGCTTCTTTTAGAGTTTCTACTAACATATGCGTCTTTGTGTcaaatattgttttaaagttTGAAAATATCTCTTTTATTAACGAAGTACAGGTGTTggatatattttcaaaaatttcctTCTTTTGATCTTTCAGAGCGAAAGACATGGCATGCAACTTTGCGTAAGATTTTAAGCCCATTTCCAGATGTGCAATATTCATGGGCTGTTCTCTTGGATGTAGCATGTAGCCCtctttctttaaattttctaaaataataacTTCATTGTCGATCCCTGAAAATGCTTTATAACACTTAGGTACTATGTCAAAATGAACAGGAAGCTTTTTGTTATTCTGCAAATCCTGGTATTCTTTAAGAATAGTGCTGTAGAAAAACACTTCTCTCTTGCAAAGATCCTGCACTATAGAAATAGCTTTTTCTGATCCAGGATTCTTCTTGTTCGTTTTAACGACCAGATAAAGAACATCTTTTCCATTTATTGGCTCTTGTAAatcaattttaacaaaaaataattcccCTATGTAACCCTCTCCTTTTTGGGTCGTATTTTCAACGGTAAAAGTAAAGTTTCCTGTACCGATAGAACGCTGGATCCAAGAATATAGTTCATCTTTGGTAAATGTCTCGACCATTCTTAACTCTTTTAAAATACTTCTTAAAGTTAATTGTACACTTTTAGGCACATCTACCGTAGTATCAGATATTTTAAATTAGCCACATATCAATGAGAAAAATCTTATCGTCTGCTAtgtaagtagaaaaaaattaTCTGGCTTATCTAAAAATATGTATCTACTGTTATCAACAACTATATGATATCTACTACAAACAGAACTATTGATGAAAAATTATTCATAATATTgtgaaatattataaaatatattttttatatataatgaatATGCTAAATAAATAACAGATTAAACGATAATGTTATAAAGTATTAATATTATCTTACACACATACACAGATATTTACAGATCTTTTAAAGCAATCAAGATAAAAACTAAAGTTATCGGCCACTCTACccgtaaaataattatttagtaaTTAGTATTAATTGGtgttctaattttaattttagctGTTGTTACAAATATGTGTATGTAGCGAGAACACCATTTTGCTAAACTGTTAAAATCAATCGAAATATTAGCTTCAATTGCTTATCAAATAAAGTTAGGCTTACCAAAACCATTCGCAAAAATGCATTGCCTAAAGAAGGTacatgttttaaattttaaatacttgtGTAAAGATTTACTGCTTCCATATCATCCTCTACTCTAATTTGATTTTCATTTATATTCACTCTTGTCTGTTTTAGTAtttttaacatttgtttgctTATTTATAATCCAATCTACTTGGCCACTTCTTTTAATTCTAAATATAGTAATACATTTTGGACCCTCAGATCCAAAATGGCAAATGCTGATAGAGACGTCAAGCCCAATAAACTATccaaaacctttttttttaacctattctctatccttctattgttggatgtaggtctcccccagttctctccatctttctctatcttgagctgttctctcccatatgggacctccttgttttctggtgtcatctttccacctcatctgtggtctgcctcttgatctctttgcattgtatggacgccactttccgatggcattgttccatcgtccgtcttggagacatTCATTGTGTctagcccatttccatttcagttttgctgcttgttctattctactgtctttgttctggttctgatccactggttacgttttctatctttaagtgatatacccaacatttgtctctccaacgctctttgtgccttccttatcctatccaaattggcctgtgtaaatgtccatgtctgtgctccgtaagtgagcaccggtattatacaggagttatataccttgcttcgtaagtatagagggattgtttgattttttagaacgtaagaaagtttgccgaacgctgcccatcccattcttactcgtctcgatatttcggctgtttgattttctctgttagctcttattgcttgtcctagatagatatactcatttacctgttctattttttctgtttgtatttttattgtctcttggtcttccgtgtttgtcattacttttgttttgttgaagttaatttttaggcctttttgcaatgatttttcatgaagttcattcagcattaattctagttcttgtcgttccgaagagatcaggagtatatcattcgcatatctaaggtgatttaggtactttccgttaatacatattcctctgttttcccaatctgttaattttattatatcttcgaaggtcaaggtaaacagtttaggtgaaattatatcgccttgtcgaattcctcgtttaacttttatattatgagttattaatttgtcgtccagaattacggtcatggttgcgttttggtaaatatcatgtatcaattgtcggtatcttgaatctatgctactattgaccagagcttcttccaccgcccagtgttcaatgctgtcgaaagccttttcataatctacgaatgctaAGTACAGCGGTTAAGATTTTAAGCGGATGTAGATGGTCGATTGTGCTGTACCCTTTTCCATTGGTtggtagttatcaagtttataggTTAGTCGGTTGGTTATTATTCTTGTGAAGGTTTTATATAGTTGTGACAAAAGGGAAATAGGACGGTAGTTGTTTGGATCCAAAACCTTACTGTCAGACATTTTCTAGAACTACATATTCGCTGTCCCGGTGGAACATTGACGTAACTGCACATTTATCGAAAATGAGTTTATGTCGTCATTGGGTCCAAACTTGGTTACCCTATTCGTCAGATCACTGTCAGACGTGTTGTTCAGCTTTTAGCCACCAGGaaggagatgtgtcatatttgaAAAATCAGCCGATCTCGGACAAACAATGACAGAATGTATATATGTGCTTCGATAGGTCGAGTGTGTGCCTGTACCTACGGTGCTGGATCTATATTTCTCCTTATTGTGAGGCAACATTGATATAAGTGCATTTTATGTAAGTAAAATATACACCAAGATCCCCAAACACCAACACTTGGTAATGCTCTCTTAGTCAACAAgggaaaaaaagacaaaggaGTGTGGATAATTGGTggaaaaaaaaaggaggaaaagACTAAAGAATTCTGGACAGGGGTATACTTCTAGAACAGGAAAACCTGTAGCTGCTAAAAAAATGGGACCTGTGTATACCGACAAATGCCGTTTGAAATGTCCAATCTGAAAAGCTGAGAGAGACACAGTTTAAAGAGTATTGGGTATTAGGGTCCTTGCAAAGACAGCTAGATATTCTGGCTTCTTATATTCAGCCACTTAAGTTGAGCTACCGACGTATTTCTACATCAAAAACCACTACCAGAAATACAAATTGTGCATTTTTCATTACAGGCAAGGGAAAACCAGAACGGTTATGTAAAACGTTTATTATTAATACTTTTGAAATAACTGAAAAAGCTATTCGTTCTATAATTAAAGCAGTTTCAAGTGAAAAAACTACTATTATACCAGAAGATAAACGTGGGAAGTACGGGAGTCACAAGAAAATAAGTGACAAAATTTTGGATTCTGTTCGTAGCCATATAAATTTAATTCCACGAATTGAAAGTCACTATCTTCGAAGTGATTCTTCGAGGCAATGCATAGACGGTGGTTTAATTATTGCGGAACTCCACAGGAACTATATAAAGAAACGAaaagaagcaaaagaagaagAGTCAGCAACCTACGATTGTTATTCTCGTATTTTCAACAGCGAatttaatatagggtttttattcCGAAGAAAGATTTCTGTGACCAATGCGAATATTTTAAAGATGCCGGAgcatgagaaaaaaaaaatatgcaaacAACCATTGCAAGTCACTTAGAGGAAAAGGATCTAAGTCGTAAAGAAAAAACTAATGATAAACTGAAAACAAAAAATTCTGATAACAATATACATCTGGTTACTTATGATTTACAATTAGTGTTACCTGTACCAATAGGAAAAAGTTCTGCATTTTTTGACAAATCTCGCTTAAACTGTTATAACTTTACAGTAGTAGAAGTAAAGGCGAAAAAATACCAAGTCTCCGAAGCAGATACCACTTGTGAAATTGATAAAGCTAGCTGTTACTTTTGAAATGAAGTGATGGGGAATAGAGGGGCAATAGAAATCGGATCTTGAATTTATTACTATCTAAAATAATTCTCAATAACCAGCCCAGCAGTTGATGTGATTTTTTATTCCGATAACTCTGTGGAggccaacaaaaaataaatttctaataGCCATGTATCTGTTTGCTGTCATTACTTTGGACATCAATTCTATTACTCACAAGTACCTTGTTCGCGGTCACACCCAAAATAAAGGTGATTCAGTTCACAGCACAATAGAAAAAGCAGTGAAGGGGGCAGCCAAATCAGAGCCCATACACATTCCCGAGCAATGTTCAATTAATTAGGAATGCTTAACAAACATGAGCTTCTTTAACCGTTAAAGAAATGGATTTCACTGAGTTATACGATGTAAAAGCACTGTACAATGAAATGGGACTAGATTTCACCAAAGACGAAAGAGGCCGTGACTTCAAAATAACTGAAGTAATGCTACTTCAAAGTTTAAAGGGAAAAATTACTTCctgtataaaaaaaagttataaacaatcaACGTGGACGAAAGTTGATGTTTGCCAAAAAAGAAGGGGTCGGAGTTCGTCGGGATTGTTTTTACATAAATGTCAGCTGTGTAGGGCTTActctttaaaaattcttttagaTGATAACAAACTAAAAGACTTGAAACAGTTACTTTCAAAACATATAATTCCTGGTTTTTGTAAAGCCTTTTACGATTAAATTTTTCGTTGAtgttttttttgcaatttcaattttatttttaagttcctatttattaaaattgtttgcttttactacaattttcgatttttttaataaactttttcaatGATGTTTTGTGCTTATTTCGATTCCACCTTTCAAAACTATAAAttataaattctaaatttttctttctaaaactaaattcttaattttttatctCTGAACTTAATCTCCAATTGCAATTACATCATTGTTGCCTCAGTTGTTTTGTGGCAACAATGACGTAATTGTAATAGGGGATCAACTtagggatgaaaaattaagaattcaTTTCGAATGTGTAATAAAAATACAGTATTATCACGGTGGCTAAGTATAACTGCAGTACTAATCCAGTAACTGCACTATGTTTCATTGCATGAGgtattaagtaaaataattttatatttttggcttTCCTAAAAAGTTACACTTTTGTAATTGCGTTCTTGTTCCACCGGGACAGCGAATAAAGAACAGCATGAGAGAAATATCGTTTACAAAGAGGTAAACTTCGTTCACAATTATAAGGACTGatttatgcagaatttaaaagtatcccgctgataaagtcgacgccataaagagatttgccttttcaggtaaatagtaaaaagggccggcttaacgaattttatgttttatttggcatttacattacatatttaatttaaataaatatctagataattaaggatttattttttatttactttttactttaaatgtattatttaattattaaaaggccatgaatctaaacttggacataatttttaatacctacaaacatttaaaaataacattttcttgtatatctaaatttaaaatcactttcttcttcagtattaattaataattatgattttccctatctaccacttaatattttataagattgattaataattttatgtgatgcacaacctttagtgtagaataattattttttcgtgaaattattaaaaaagaaatttatcattttttgccaaatttttcAGACATAAAACggaatatatatacataatatatacggacataacaagtcaacatcaataaatatgaaccttttaaaccgagtaaatcggtactcacctgagggaccgcagacgttcggatacaattagcgtctctttgtaaagacaatgacgtcgactttactaaagtaacaagacatttccTTAACACAGACATTACacattactcccctgagttagtgataagttataataaaaaaaatcattatgaaattgactggccagttggttgtgaaaaccagtgccaataaaacacaaaacacacacacacacacacacacacacacacacacacacaaaacgagtataaatattacatcacATAGTTGTTATGTTAAATCTATGTCACTATCACTGTCATCTTTTAAATTGATGATAAcattttgtatattatatgtaggaaaatatgaattttcagCTTTCATGATATGTGAGACT
The genomic region above belongs to Diabrotica undecimpunctata isolate CICGRU chromosome 8, icDiaUnde3, whole genome shotgun sequence and contains:
- the LOC140447787 gene encoding uncharacterized protein, translating into MVETFTKDELYSWIQRSIGTGNFTFTVENTTQKGEGYIGELFFVKIDLQEPINGKDVLYLVVKTNKKNPGSEKAISIVQDLCKREVFFYSTILKEYQDLQNNKKLPVHFDIVPKCYKAFSGIDNEVIILENLKKEGYMLHPREQPMNIAHLEMGLKSYAKLHAMSFALKDQKKEIFENISNTCTSLIKEIFSNFKTIFDTKTHMLVETLKEAGRSDLSIVYEKYINDKSIYTRFMEVSDTISQYQALIHTDCHTANMMFQYKGDDKTVPLRMALIDFQAVCLHSPVIDISLFLHINIPPTEVPKLKDFVEYYYTEFCSYLKQLGSDADKVFPRSIFEEHLKIYMPYGSFVTQAFLEMAYINNDDAPALFDEETNEFFEGFNNDLKLKSRDKYLQRLVALVDSFFNGLFV